Proteins from a single region of Esox lucius isolate fEsoLuc1 chromosome 13, fEsoLuc1.pri, whole genome shotgun sequence:
- the piwil1 gene encoding piwi-like protein 1: MTGRARARSRGRARGQETGPPGVTPSQEAPREVSPSEVELVGRGRTRSVPGVVSSEAVIQISAGFQQVKIGERGGRRRDFHDEGINTRQAMEHVKDSKTGISGSPIDLKANFFKILSRPQWVLYQYHVDFKPVMESRRLRSALLFQHEETLGKARTFDGAILFLPHRLHNSETVLYSETRMGEKVQITVTLTNELPPTSPVCLQFYNIIFRRVLRMLNMQQIGRHYYNPTDPLNIPQHRLTIWPGFTTTILQYESSIMLCTDVSHKVLRSETVLSFMLELRHRTGEQGFTAACTKELVGLIVLTKYNNKTYRIDDIAWDYTPNNTFKRGDSEISFKDYYKTQYSLDISDDHQVLLVSNVKKAGPSGRPPPGPALLVPEFCYLTGLTDKMRADFNIMKDLSTHTRLTPEQREGRLNRFVGNIHRNANAQAELTTWGLNFDNKLLSLKGRVLPAERILQGPTTYEYNPWQADWSKEMRGIPLISCRPLENWIMLFTPRNVDVAQALLQTLNRVSKPLGIPMQKARMLQYEDRQESLLKALQQNVNPATQMVVVVLPSNRKDKYDSVKKYLCVDCPTPSQCVVARTLSRQQALMTVATKIALQMNCKMGGELWSVDIPLKQLMIVGIDCYHDTAAGKRSIGALVASLNHGMSRWFSKCVLQSRGQEIMDGLKGALQGALKAWLKHNKCLPSRIIVYRDGVGDGMLQSVVNYEVPQIMGCIKSMEQKYEPKLTVVVVKKRISSRFFARIDGKLTNPPPGTCIDTEVTRPEWYDFFIVSQAVRMGSVSPTHYNVVYDSSGLKPDHMQRLTYKLCHMYYNWQGIIRVPAPCQYAHKLAFLVGQSIHREPNTNLDDFLYYL, from the exons ACCCCTTCCCAGGAGGCACCTCGAGAAGTTTCGCCCTCTGAGGTTGAGCTTGTTGGCCGAGGAAGAACTAGAAGTGTGCCAGGTGTTGTGTCCTCAGAAG cTGTCATTCAGATATCTGCAGGATTTCAACAAGTGAAAATTGGAGAAAGAGGTGGAAGACGACGTGACTTTCATGATGAAGGAATCAACACCAGGCAGGCCATGGAACACGTGAAGGACTCCAAGACTG GTATCTCTGGCTCCCCTATTGATCTGAAAGCCAACTTTTTCAAGATTCTGTCCCGCCCTCAGTGGGTGCTGTACCAGTACCACGTGGACTTCAAGCCGGTCATGGAGTCACGCCGCCTGCGTTCTGCCCTCCTGTTTCAGCACGAGGAGACGCTAGGCAAAGCTCGCACCTTTGATGGAGCCATCCTCTTTCTGCCTCACAGACTGCACAATTCG gaGACTGTGCTGTACAGTGAGACCAGAATGGGGGAGAAAGTCCAGATTACTGTGACTCTGACCAATGAGCTCCCACCCACTTCTCCGGTGTGCCTGCAGTTCTACAACATTATCTTCAGACG agTGTTAAGGATGCTGAACATGCAGCAGATTGGACGCCACTACTACAATCCAACAGACCCACTGAATATCCCCCAGCACAG GCTCACCATCTGGCCTGGGTTCACCACCACCATCCTCCAGTATGAGTCCAGTATCATGCTTTGCACAGATGTGAGCCACAAGGTCCTGCGAAGTGAGACTGTGCTCAGCTTCATGTTGGAACTCCGGCATCGGACTGGAGAACAAGGCTTCACAGCAGCATGCACCAAGGAACTGGTGGGACTCATTGTCCTCACCAA GTACAACAACAAAACCTACAGGATTGATGACATTGCATGGGACTACACTCCCAACAACACATTCAAGAGAGGCGACTCTGAGATCTCTTTTAAGGATTACTACAAAACG CAATACAGCCTGGACATATCAGACGACCACCAAGTTCTTCTCGTCAGCAATGTTAAGAAGGCGGGTCCTTCTGGAAGACCTCCCCCAGGACCTGCCTTGCTTGTCCCAGAGTTCTGCTACCTCACAG GCTTGACTGATAAGATGCGTGCTGATTTCAACATCATGAAGGATCTGTCCACCCACACCCGACTTACCCCAGAGCAGAGGGAGGGGCGGCTCAACCGCTTTGTCGGGAACATTCACCG GAACGCTAATGCCCAGGCGGAGCTGACTACCTGGGGGCTCAACTTCGACAACAAACTCCTGTCCCTTAAAGGTCGAGTCCTCCCTGCAGAGAGGATTTTGCAGGGACCCACAACG TACGAGTACAACCCCTGGCAAGCAGACTGGTCCAAGGAGATGAGAGGCATCCCCCTGATTAGCTGCCGGCCGCTGGAAAACTGGATTATGCTGTTCACCCCTAGAAATGTTGATGTGGCCCAGGCTCTGCTGCAGACCCTCAACAGGGTGTCTAAGCCCCTGGGAATTCCTATGCAGAAGGCCCGCAT GCTGCAGTATGAGGATCGCCAGGAGTCTCTGCTCAAGGCCCTGCAGCAGAATGTTAATCCAGCAACCCAGATG GTGGTGGTGGTCCTCCCAAGCAACCGTAAGGACAAGTACGACAGTGTAAAGAAGTACCTATGTGTGGATTGTCCCACACCCAGCCAGTGTGTGGTGGCCCGTACACTCTCTAGACAGCAGGCCCTCATGACTGTAGCCACAAAGATTGCTTTGCAGATGAACTGCAAGATGGGAGGAGAGCTGTGGAGTGTGGACATCCCA CTAAAGCAGCTGATGATTGTAGGCATTGACTGCTACCATGACACAGCAGCTGGAAAGCGGTCCATTGGAGCTCTGGTGGCCAGTCTCAACCATGGCATGTCCAG ATGGTTTTCAAAGTGTGTGCTGCAGAGCCGTGGACAGGAAATCATGGATGGACTCAAGGGGGCACTGCAAG GGGCCCTGAAAGCGTGGTTGAAACACAACAAATGCCTGCCGTCACGTATCATTGTGTACCGAGATGGGGTGGGAGATGGAATGCTGCAGAGTGTGGTCAACTACGAAGTGCCACAGATCATGGGCTGCATCAAGTCCATGGAGCAAAAATATGA GCCCAAACTCACTGTGGTGGTTGTGAAAAAGCGCATCAGTTCAAGGTTCTTTGCCCGCATCGATGGCAAGCTTACCAACCCTCCCCCAGGAACATGTATCGACACTGAGGTCACCCGCCCTGAATG GTATGACTTTTTTATCGTTAGCCAGGCTGTCCGCATGGGCAGTGTCTCTCCCACCCATTACAACGTGGTGTACGACAGCAGTGGACTGAAGCCTGACCACATGCAGCGACTGACCTACAAACTGTGTCACATGTACTACAACTGGCAG GGGATCATTCGTGTGCCTGCACCCTGTCAGTATGCCCACAAACTGGCCTTCCTGGTGGGCCAGAGCATCCACAGAGAGCCCAACACAAACCTTGATGACTTCCTTTACTACCTGTAA